In Pseudoxanthomonas indica, the following are encoded in one genomic region:
- a CDS encoding inositol monophosphatase family protein, whose translation MLNPSEELTAMIAAAQAAGAGLQKHFAKLSDLSIRAKSGPADMVSIADEEAERTTRGILAQARPEYSFLGEEGGIVGGGDSRHSWIVDPLDGTTNFLFGSPLWGVNVALARDNEVIAGVTYLPMLDELYIAERGKGCWLNGQRIHVSDRGDLITAVLACGIPFAGKPDHPLFAREMALLSAHVAGIRRTGACAVDMAWVAAGRWDAYWERALNAWDMAPGVILVREAGGVATSADGSPLDLHGQNVCVSNGAVQDALMKVLNQARDEAA comes from the coding sequence GTGCTGAACCCCTCCGAAGAACTCACCGCCATGATCGCCGCCGCACAAGCGGCCGGCGCCGGCTTGCAGAAGCATTTCGCCAAGCTGTCGGATCTGAGCATCCGCGCCAAGAGTGGACCCGCCGACATGGTCTCCATTGCCGACGAGGAAGCCGAGCGCACCACCCGCGGCATCCTGGCGCAGGCGCGGCCGGAGTACAGCTTCCTGGGCGAGGAGGGCGGCATCGTCGGCGGTGGCGACAGCCGCCACAGCTGGATCGTCGATCCGCTCGACGGCACCACCAACTTCCTGTTCGGCAGCCCGCTGTGGGGCGTCAACGTGGCGCTGGCGCGCGACAACGAAGTGATTGCCGGCGTCACCTACCTGCCGATGCTCGATGAGCTGTACATCGCCGAGCGGGGCAAGGGCTGCTGGCTCAATGGCCAGCGCATCCATGTCTCCGATCGCGGCGATCTGATCACCGCCGTACTGGCCTGCGGCATACCCTTTGCCGGCAAACCGGATCACCCGCTGTTCGCCCGCGAGATGGCCCTGCTCAGCGCGCACGTGGCCGGCATCCGCCGCACCGGCGCCTGCGCGGTGGACATGGCCTGGGTCGCGGCCGGTCGCTGGGATGCGTACTGGGAACGCGCTCTCAACGCCTGGGATATGGCGCCGGGCGTGATCCTGGTGCGTGAAGCCGGCGGCGTGGCCACCTCCGCCGATGGCTCGCCGCTGGATCTGCATGGGCAGAATGTCTGCGTGTCCAACGGCGCCGTGCAGGATGCGCTGATGAAGGTGTTGAACCAGGCCCGGGACGAAGCCGCATGA
- a CDS encoding MFS transporter, protein MRGLLSFFATGADRAPITDANQIDSLYRRHRLRVMLAITLGYGLIYTCRLALGVVKKPLIDAGVFSPSELGTIGSALFYTYAVGKLTNGFLADHANMKRFLAVAFLLTALCNLAMGFATSLWMAVLIWGLNGWFQSFGAPGGVVAMTSWFSNRERGRAYGVWSTAHSIGEGLTFLVVGVAVSALGWRWGFWGPGIIGLVTALGCYLLIQDRPRTLGLPEVNDWKGDRYEQSNKPGMKSVLALQLSILKIPAIWVLCLASATTYVTRYAINSWGILYLQEARGFSLPAAGSLLMVSTLAGIAGAVAFGFISDKFFHARRPPVNLLFGLLELAGLLLFFYGPNTMPVLVASMLMFGMGLTGLVTSLGGLFAVDIAPKRVAGATMGVIGIFSYIGAALQEHVSGALIERGMTMVGDVRHYDFGPVIWFWIGSSVLSMLLAASLWNTRLRD, encoded by the coding sequence GTGAGGGGACTACTGAGCTTTTTCGCGACCGGCGCCGATCGTGCGCCGATCACGGATGCAAACCAGATCGACAGCCTGTATCGCCGCCATCGCCTGCGGGTGATGCTGGCCATCACCCTGGGCTACGGCCTGATCTACACCTGTCGCCTCGCGCTGGGCGTGGTCAAGAAGCCGCTGATCGATGCCGGCGTATTCTCGCCCAGCGAGCTGGGCACCATTGGCTCGGCGCTGTTCTACACCTACGCGGTGGGCAAGCTGACCAACGGCTTCCTGGCCGATCACGCCAACATGAAGCGGTTCCTGGCGGTGGCCTTCCTGCTCACCGCGCTGTGCAACCTGGCGATGGGCTTTGCCACCTCGCTGTGGATGGCGGTGCTGATCTGGGGTTTGAACGGTTGGTTCCAGAGCTTCGGCGCGCCCGGTGGCGTGGTGGCGATGACCAGCTGGTTCTCCAATCGCGAACGCGGCCGCGCCTATGGCGTGTGGAGCACCGCGCATTCGATTGGCGAAGGGTTGACCTTCCTGGTGGTGGGCGTGGCGGTGAGCGCGCTGGGCTGGCGCTGGGGTTTCTGGGGGCCGGGCATCATCGGACTGGTCACCGCACTGGGCTGCTACCTGTTGATCCAGGATCGTCCGCGCACGCTGGGCCTGCCCGAGGTCAACGACTGGAAGGGTGATCGCTACGAGCAGAGCAACAAGCCCGGCATGAAGTCGGTGCTGGCGCTGCAGTTGTCGATCCTCAAGATTCCGGCGATCTGGGTGCTGTGCCTGGCCAGCGCCACCACCTACGTCACCCGCTACGCGATCAACTCCTGGGGCATCCTGTACCTGCAGGAGGCACGCGGGTTCTCGTTGCCGGCCGCTGGATCGTTGTTGATGGTCAGCACGCTGGCCGGCATTGCCGGTGCGGTGGCGTTCGGCTTCATCTCCGACAAGTTCTTCCACGCGCGCCGTCCCCCGGTGAACCTGCTGTTTGGTCTGCTGGAGCTGGCCGGCCTGCTGCTGTTCTTCTACGGCCCCAACACCATGCCGGTGCTGGTGGCGTCGATGCTGATGTTCGGCATGGGCCTGACCGGCCTGGTCACCTCGTTGGGGGGACTGTTCGCGGTCGACATCGCACCCAAGCGCGTGGCCGGCGCCACCATGGGCGTGATCGGCATCTTCAGCTACATCGGTGCGGCGCTGCAGGAACACGTGTCCGGTGCATTGATTGAGCGCGGCATGACGATGGTGGGCGATGTGCGCCACTACGACTTCGGCCCGGTGATCTGGTTCTGGATCGGCTCCTCGGTGCTGTCGATGTTGTTGGCCGCCAGCCTGTGGAATACCCGCCTGCGCGATTGA
- a CDS encoding CoA-acylating methylmalonate-semialdehyde dehydrogenase has translation MRSIEHFIGGQRVAGRSGRHGDVFDPNSGQVQARVALANADELEAAVQNAAAAQVGWARTNPQRRARVMFEFKHLLEKHMDELAALLSSEHGKVLADARGDIQRGLEVIEFACGIPHLLKGEYTQGAGPGIDVYSARQPLGVVAGITPFNFPAMIPMWMFGPAIASGNAFILKPSERDPSVPVRLAELMIEAGLPAGVLNVLHGDKDTVDGLITHPAIKAISFVGSSDIAQSVYALGSFHGKRVQAMGGAKNHGIVLPDADLDQTVADLLGAAYGSAGERCMALPVVVPVGEETAEALRAKLVEKIAELRVGVSTDPQAHYGPLINAAHKAKVEAYIQTGVDEGAELVIDGRGFSLPGHEGGHFLKPCLFDHVTASMTTYKEEIFGPVLQIVRARSFEEAIALPSRHQYGNGVAIFTRNGDAAREFAEQVEVGMVGINVPIPVPVAYHSFGGWKRSGFGDLNQYGLDGVRFFTRTKTVTQRWPKGGVVSDQSFVIPTMR, from the coding sequence ATGCGCAGCATCGAACATTTCATCGGCGGCCAACGCGTCGCCGGTCGCTCCGGTCGCCACGGCGACGTCTTCGATCCCAACAGCGGCCAGGTGCAGGCGCGCGTCGCGCTGGCCAATGCCGACGAACTGGAAGCGGCCGTGCAGAACGCCGCCGCCGCCCAGGTGGGCTGGGCCCGGACCAATCCGCAGCGCCGCGCGCGGGTGATGTTCGAGTTCAAGCATTTGCTGGAAAAACACATGGACGAGCTGGCGGCGCTGCTGTCCAGCGAACATGGCAAGGTGCTGGCCGATGCGCGTGGTGACATCCAGCGCGGCCTGGAAGTGATCGAGTTCGCCTGCGGCATCCCGCACCTGCTCAAGGGCGAGTACACCCAGGGCGCCGGCCCGGGCATCGATGTCTACTCCGCGCGCCAGCCGCTGGGCGTGGTGGCGGGCATCACCCCGTTCAATTTCCCGGCGATGATTCCGATGTGGATGTTCGGCCCGGCGATTGCCTCTGGCAACGCCTTCATCCTCAAGCCGTCCGAACGCGATCCTTCGGTGCCGGTGCGCCTGGCCGAACTGATGATCGAAGCCGGCCTGCCGGCCGGCGTGCTCAACGTGCTGCACGGTGACAAGGACACGGTGGATGGCCTGATCACCCATCCGGCCATCAAGGCGATCAGCTTTGTCGGCTCGTCCGACATCGCCCAGTCCGTGTATGCGCTGGGCAGCTTCCACGGCAAGCGCGTGCAGGCCATGGGCGGCGCCAAGAACCACGGCATCGTGCTGCCGGATGCGGATCTGGATCAGACCGTGGCCGATCTGCTGGGCGCGGCCTATGGTTCGGCCGGCGAGCGCTGCATGGCGCTGCCGGTGGTGGTGCCGGTCGGCGAGGAAACCGCCGAAGCCCTGCGCGCCAAGCTGGTGGAGAAGATCGCCGAACTGCGCGTGGGCGTGTCCACCGATCCGCAGGCGCACTACGGTCCGCTGATCAATGCCGCGCACAAGGCCAAGGTGGAAGCGTATATCCAGACCGGCGTCGACGAGGGCGCCGAGCTGGTGATCGATGGCCGCGGCTTCAGCTTGCCCGGGCACGAGGGTGGCCACTTCCTCAAGCCGTGCCTGTTCGATCACGTCACCGCCAGCATGACCACCTACAAGGAAGAGATCTTCGGCCCGGTGCTGCAGATCGTGCGTGCGCGCAGCTTCGAGGAAGCCATCGCCTTGCCCAGCCGCCACCAGTACGGCAATGGCGTGGCCATCTTCACCCGCAACGGCGATGCCGCGCGCGAGTTCGCCGAGCAGGTGGAAGTGGGCATGGTCGGCATCAACGTGCCGATTCCGGTGCCGGTGGCCTACCACAGCTTCGGCGGCTGGAAGCGTTCGGGCTTCGGCGATCTGAATCAGTACGGCCTGGACGGCGTGCGCTTCTTCACCCGCACCAAAACCGTCACACAGCGCTGGCCCAAGGGTGGCGTGGTGTCCGATCAGAGCTTCGTGATTCCGACCATGCGTTGA
- the iolB gene encoding 5-deoxy-glucuronate isomerase, protein MTSPLLVRPHAPAADGTVLEVTPASAGWSHVGFAVVRLAAGETYSGGAADRETCLVLVAGTADVQAGDALFAAIGGRATPFEDRAPGAVYVPAGSDYTVKALDAVELAVCSAPAASQGQPRVIDSAHMSREVRGSGTNTRHVRNILPETEPAQSLLVVEVITPGGHWSSYPPHKHDTATPGEETLLEETYYHRLQPPQGFAIQRVYTDDRSLDETISVEDGNVVMVPRGYHPVGAPHGYDLYYLNVMAGPHRHWVFRNDPAHDWIVRKV, encoded by the coding sequence ATGACTTCGCCGCTGCTCGTGCGTCCGCATGCACCGGCTGCCGACGGCACGGTGCTGGAAGTGACCCCCGCCAGCGCCGGCTGGTCGCATGTGGGCTTCGCGGTGGTGCGACTGGCGGCAGGCGAGACCTACAGCGGCGGCGCCGCCGATCGCGAAACCTGCCTGGTGCTGGTGGCCGGCACCGCCGACGTGCAGGCCGGCGATGCGCTGTTCGCCGCCATCGGCGGGCGCGCCACCCCGTTCGAAGATCGCGCACCGGGCGCGGTCTACGTGCCGGCCGGCAGCGATTACACAGTCAAGGCGCTGGATGCGGTGGAACTGGCGGTATGTTCTGCGCCCGCAGCGTCACAAGGCCAGCCGCGCGTCATCGATTCGGCGCACATGTCGCGCGAAGTGCGTGGCAGCGGCACCAACACCCGCCACGTGCGCAACATCCTGCCGGAGACCGAACCGGCGCAGAGCCTGCTGGTGGTGGAAGTGATCACCCCCGGCGGCCACTGGTCCAGCTACCCGCCGCACAAGCACGACACCGCCACCCCGGGCGAAGAGACCCTGCTCGAGGAAACCTACTACCACCGCCTGCAACCGCCGCAGGGCTTCGCCATCCAGCGCGTCTACACCGACGATCGCTCGCTGGACGAAACCATTTCGGTGGAAGACGGCAATGTGGTGATGGTGCCGCGCGGCTACCACCCGGTCGGCGCGCCGCATGGTTACGACCTGTACTACCTCAACGTGATGGCCGGTCCGCACCGCCATTGGGTGTTCCGCAACGATCCTGCGCACGACTGGATCGTGCGCAAGGTCTGA
- the iolE gene encoding myo-inosose-2 dehydratase, whose protein sequence is MSIRFGVSPIAWANDDMPELGGDTPLADILRDIQELGFEGVELGGKFPRDAATLKALLAQYKLDLIGGWYSGSLLAQDGEAEIAALQPHLALLKALGSTVFVFAETSNAVHGDRGTALTGTPRLPALEWKTFGQRLTQVADYIQAQDLKFAYHHHLGTVVERAEDLQEFLRHTGPAVGLTLDTGHAALGGIDALEVIRHHPERVAHVHCKDVRWETFATARTGGASFLDGVLAGMFTVPGDGGLDYAEIMRALARINYSGWIVIEAEQDPGKADPRTYADLGLKTLRAEAARAGLQ, encoded by the coding sequence ATGAGCATCCGATTTGGTGTCAGCCCGATTGCGTGGGCCAACGACGACATGCCCGAACTGGGCGGCGATACCCCGCTGGCCGACATCCTGCGCGACATCCAGGAGCTGGGCTTCGAAGGCGTGGAACTGGGCGGCAAATTCCCGCGCGATGCCGCCACCCTGAAGGCGCTGCTGGCGCAGTACAAACTCGATCTGATCGGCGGCTGGTACAGCGGTTCGTTGCTGGCGCAGGATGGCGAGGCGGAAATCGCCGCGCTGCAACCGCACCTTGCATTGTTGAAGGCGCTGGGCAGCACGGTGTTCGTGTTCGCCGAAACCAGCAACGCCGTGCACGGCGATCGCGGCACCGCGCTGACCGGCACGCCGCGCCTGCCAGCGCTGGAGTGGAAGACCTTCGGCCAGCGCCTGACCCAGGTGGCTGACTACATCCAGGCGCAGGACCTCAAGTTCGCTTACCACCATCATCTGGGCACGGTGGTCGAGCGCGCTGAAGATCTGCAGGAATTCCTGCGCCACACCGGTCCTGCGGTGGGCCTGACCCTGGACACCGGCCATGCCGCACTCGGCGGCATCGATGCGCTGGAAGTGATCCGCCATCACCCCGAACGCGTGGCCCACGTGCATTGCAAGGACGTGCGCTGGGAAACCTTCGCCACCGCGCGCACCGGCGGCGCCAGCTTCCTCGACGGCGTGCTGGCCGGCATGTTCACCGTGCCCGGCGACGGCGGCCTGGATTACGCCGAGATCATGCGCGCGCTGGCACGCATCAACTACTCCGGCTGGATCGTGATCGAAGCCGAACAGGATCCCGGCAAGGCCGATCCGCGCACCTATGCCGATCTGGGCTTGAAGACGCTGCGCGCAGAAGCCGCGCGGGCAGGTCTGCAATGA
- the iolD gene encoding 3D-(3,5/4)-trihydroxycyclohexane-1,2-dione acylhydrolase (decyclizing) — protein sequence MSTVRLTAAQATVRWLAAQKVIVDGATVPYFAGAWAIFGHGNVAGIGEALHGAREQLPTFRAHNEQGMAHAAVAYAKQMRRQRAMVCTTSIGPGATNMVTAAAVAHVNRLPVLFLPGDVYANRRPDPVLQQIEAFADGTVSANDCFRPVSRYFDRIQRPEQILDALPKAMAVLRDPAQCGPATLAFCQDVQAEAHDYPVEFFEPRVWLQRRNPADSNELAALVAAIRSAKRPLLVSGGGVLYSQAEQALTALAEATGMPVAETQAGKGALAWNHPRNLGSIGVTGSSAANAAASEADLVIGVGTRLQDFTTGSRSLFPDAKLFQINVQPFDAHKHSAQAVVGDAREVLTALREHLHDWAVAESVLRQDRDAIVQWQQQVDAATAGGSEQVLPSDAQVIGAVQASVDDNAVVVCAAGGLPGELHKLWRSSHPGGYHLEYGYSCMGYEIAGGLGVKMANPDREVVVMVGDGSYLMMNSELASAVMLGQKLIVVLLDNRGFGCINRLQQATGSPGFNNLLADSRHAQLPDIDFAAHARSLGAYAEHVSTLGELRASLARACAANHTSVIVIDTDPLKTTEAGGWWWDVAVPEVSERPEVNAARQAYEAGVRMKRDLS from the coding sequence ATGAGCACCGTCCGTCTCACCGCCGCCCAGGCCACCGTGCGTTGGCTCGCCGCGCAAAAGGTGATCGTGGACGGCGCCACCGTGCCGTACTTCGCCGGCGCCTGGGCGATCTTCGGTCACGGCAACGTGGCCGGCATCGGCGAGGCGCTGCATGGCGCACGCGAGCAGTTGCCCACCTTCCGAGCGCACAACGAGCAGGGCATGGCGCATGCCGCCGTTGCCTACGCCAAGCAGATGCGACGGCAGCGGGCGATGGTCTGCACCACCTCCATCGGCCCGGGCGCGACCAACATGGTCACCGCCGCCGCCGTGGCCCACGTCAATCGCCTGCCGGTGTTGTTCCTGCCGGGCGATGTGTATGCCAACCGCCGGCCGGATCCGGTGCTGCAGCAGATTGAAGCCTTTGCCGATGGCACGGTTTCGGCCAATGATTGCTTCCGCCCGGTGTCGCGTTACTTCGATCGCATCCAGCGCCCGGAGCAGATTCTCGATGCGCTGCCCAAGGCGATGGCGGTGTTGCGCGATCCGGCGCAATGCGGCCCGGCCACGCTGGCGTTCTGCCAGGACGTGCAGGCCGAAGCCCATGACTACCCCGTGGAATTCTTCGAACCGCGCGTGTGGCTGCAACGCCGCAATCCGGCCGACAGCAATGAGCTGGCCGCGCTGGTGGCTGCGATCCGCAGCGCCAAGCGGCCGCTGCTGGTTTCCGGCGGCGGTGTGCTCTACAGCCAGGCCGAGCAGGCGCTGACTGCGTTGGCCGAAGCCACCGGCATGCCGGTGGCCGAGACCCAGGCCGGCAAGGGCGCGCTGGCCTGGAATCATCCGCGCAACCTCGGTTCGATTGGCGTCACCGGTTCGTCGGCCGCCAATGCTGCGGCAAGCGAAGCGGATCTGGTGATTGGCGTCGGCACGCGCCTGCAGGATTTCACCACCGGCTCGCGCAGCCTGTTCCCGGACGCGAAGCTGTTCCAGATCAACGTGCAGCCTTTCGATGCGCACAAGCATTCGGCGCAGGCCGTGGTCGGCGACGCGCGCGAAGTGCTCACCGCCCTGCGCGAGCATCTGCACGACTGGGCCGTGGCCGAGTCGGTGTTGCGCCAGGATCGCGACGCCATCGTGCAGTGGCAACAGCAGGTCGATGCCGCCACTGCCGGCGGCTCGGAACAGGTACTGCCCAGTGACGCGCAGGTCATCGGCGCGGTGCAGGCCAGCGTGGACGACAACGCCGTGGTCGTCTGCGCGGCGGGCGGCCTGCCCGGCGAACTGCACAAGCTGTGGCGCTCCAGCCATCCCGGCGGCTATCACCTGGAGTACGGCTACTCCTGCATGGGCTACGAGATTGCCGGCGGCCTGGGCGTGAAGATGGCCAATCCCGATCGCGAAGTGGTGGTGATGGTCGGCGACGGCAGTTATCTGATGATGAACTCCGAACTGGCCAGTGCGGTCATGCTCGGCCAGAAGCTGATCGTGGTGCTGCTGGACAACCGCGGCTTTGGTTGCATCAACCGCCTGCAACAGGCCACCGGCAGCCCCGGCTTCAACAACCTGCTTGCCGACAGCCGCCACGCGCAGCTGCCGGACATCGACTTCGCCGCACACGCGCGCAGCCTGGGTGCCTACGCCGAGCACGTATCTACTTTGGGTGAACTGCGAGCCTCGCTCGCCCGCGCGTGTGCGGCGAACCACACCAGCGTCATCGTCATCGACACCGACCCGCTCAAGACCACCGAAGCCGGTGGCTGGTGGTGGGACGTGGCGGTGCCGGAAGTATCCGAACGTCCTGAAGTCAACGCCGCGCGCCAGGCCTACGAGGCCGGCGTGCGCATGAAGCGAGATCTGTCATGA
- a CDS encoding bifunctional 5-dehydro-2-deoxygluconokinase/5-dehydro-2-deoxyphosphogluconate aldolase, protein MAEQQLDLITIGRSCIDLYGEQIGGRLEDMGSFAKYIGGSPTNTAVGAARLGLRSGVLTRVGADHFGRFIREQLAREQVDTRGVLDDPERLTALVFLGIRDPDTFPLIFYRENCADMALQASDVDAGFVGAAGAVLINGTHLSRDNVFEASVRACEIARAHGGKVVFDIDYRPVLWGLTAKDMGENRFVASDAVTARLQRVLPLCDLIVGTEEEVHILGGSTDTITALRAIRAQSDALLVCKRGPLGCVAFPDAIPDRLDQGVVGQGFSVDVFNVLGAGDAFMAGFLRGWLRNEPLATSCSYANACGAIVVSRHGCSPAMPTWEELQQFLASKNPPFRLRDDAALEQTHWATTRTGDWPRLTVLAMDHRSQFEALCEKTGADPARIPAFKALALKAVDRLAQGDTGFGVLLDGRFGMRGLEAAADYPYWIGRPIELPGSCPLEFESSADVATELASWPRNHVVKCLAFYHPDDAADLRERQERQLLRLQDAARKTGHELLAEIIASRNGEVDDMTASRAIQRLYDLGMKPDWWKLEPSDSVQAWRNIEATIERNDPHCRGVVLLGLSAPEDELISSFQAAAAVPVVKGFAVGRTIFADAAERWLSGAIDDDAAIDDLARRFRVLVDAWHAAKITHGATA, encoded by the coding sequence ATGGCGGAGCAGCAACTGGATCTGATCACGATTGGCCGCTCCTGCATCGACCTCTACGGCGAGCAGATAGGCGGACGTCTGGAAGACATGGGTTCGTTTGCCAAGTACATCGGCGGCAGCCCCACCAATACCGCGGTGGGCGCGGCCCGGCTGGGCCTGCGCAGCGGCGTGCTGACCCGGGTGGGTGCGGATCACTTCGGCCGTTTCATCCGCGAGCAGCTGGCGCGCGAGCAGGTCGACACCCGCGGCGTGCTGGACGATCCCGAACGCCTGACCGCGCTGGTGTTCCTGGGCATCCGCGACCCGGACACCTTCCCGCTGATTTTCTATCGCGAGAACTGCGCCGACATGGCGCTGCAGGCCAGCGATGTCGACGCCGGGTTTGTCGGCGCGGCCGGCGCGGTGCTGATCAACGGCACCCATCTCTCGCGTGACAACGTCTTCGAAGCCTCGGTGCGCGCCTGCGAAATCGCCCGCGCCCACGGCGGCAAGGTCGTCTTCGACATCGACTACCGGCCAGTGCTGTGGGGCCTGACCGCCAAGGACATGGGCGAGAACCGCTTCGTGGCCAGCGACGCGGTCACCGCGCGCCTGCAACGCGTGCTGCCACTGTGCGATCTGATTGTGGGCACCGAGGAAGAAGTGCATATCCTCGGCGGCAGCACCGACACCATCACCGCCTTGCGCGCCATCCGCGCGCAGTCCGATGCGCTGCTGGTGTGCAAGCGCGGTCCGCTGGGATGCGTGGCGTTTCCGGATGCCATTCCGGATCGCCTGGATCAGGGCGTGGTCGGGCAGGGCTTCTCGGTCGACGTATTCAACGTGCTGGGCGCGGGCGACGCCTTCATGGCCGGTTTCCTGCGCGGCTGGTTGCGCAATGAGCCGCTGGCCACGTCCTGCAGTTACGCCAATGCCTGTGGCGCAATCGTGGTCTCGCGCCATGGCTGCTCGCCGGCCATGCCGACCTGGGAGGAACTGCAGCAATTCCTGGCCAGCAAGAATCCGCCATTCCGCCTGCGCGATGACGCCGCGCTGGAACAGACCCACTGGGCGACCACGCGTACCGGCGACTGGCCGCGCCTGACCGTGCTGGCCATGGATCACCGCAGCCAGTTCGAAGCGCTGTGCGAGAAGACCGGCGCTGATCCCGCGCGCATTCCCGCCTTCAAGGCGCTGGCGTTGAAGGCAGTGGATCGCCTGGCCCAGGGCGACACCGGCTTCGGTGTATTGCTGGATGGCCGCTTCGGCATGCGCGGGCTGGAAGCCGCTGCCGACTATCCGTACTGGATCGGCCGGCCGATTGAACTGCCGGGCTCCTGCCCGCTGGAATTCGAAAGCAGCGCCGACGTCGCCACCGAACTGGCAAGCTGGCCGCGCAACCATGTGGTCAAGTGCCTGGCGTTCTATCATCCAGACGATGCCGCCGACTTGCGCGAACGCCAGGAACGCCAGCTGCTGCGCCTGCAGGACGCCGCGCGCAAGACCGGCCATGAGCTGCTGGCCGAAATCATTGCCTCGCGCAATGGCGAGGTCGACGACATGACCGCCTCGCGCGCCATCCAGCGCCTCTACGATCTGGGCATGAAGCCGGACTGGTGGAAGCTGGAACCCAGCGACAGCGTGCAGGCCTGGCGCAATATCGAAGCCACCATCGAACGCAACGACCCGCATTGCCGCGGTGTGGTGCTGCTGGGCCTGTCGGCGCCGGAAGACGAGCTGATTTCTTCGTTCCAGGCGGCAGCGGCGGTGCCGGTGGTCAAGGGCTTCGCGGTGGGCCGTACCATCTTTGCCGACGCTGCCGAGCGCTGGTTGAGCGGCGCCATTGATGACGACGCCGCGATAGACGATCTCGCGCGACGTTTCCGCGTGCTGGTCGATGCCTGGCACGCCGCCAAGATCACCCACGGAGCCACCGCCTGA
- a CDS encoding MurR/RpiR family transcriptional regulator produces MAPSSTPATAEELRAAILEQYESLSKRLKQIARYVLDEPSAVALETVAVLADRTGVQPSAIVRFAKHFGFDGASQMQRLFVDGLLGSAPQGYGERVREFTQAVDSKAVGDPGQVLAEFVEGNVLALENLGKIVGRDELARAVKLITQADTVYVAGFRRSFPVAAYLAYSLHQADKKTVFIDSVGGMALQQVHSIGPRDLLVAVSYHPYAEETVHLVDVAVAQGCKVLSISDSLVSPVSKPATQVLQVREAEIRKFRSLSASMCLAQALVISYAFAATGGGKPAKPAKPGKAPATRRTKK; encoded by the coding sequence ATGGCCCCATCGAGCACCCCGGCCACCGCAGAGGAACTGCGCGCGGCGATCCTTGAACAGTACGAATCCTTGAGCAAACGGCTCAAGCAGATTGCCCGCTATGTACTGGACGAGCCGAGCGCGGTGGCGCTGGAAACGGTGGCGGTGCTGGCCGACCGCACCGGCGTGCAGCCTTCGGCGATCGTGCGCTTTGCCAAGCATTTCGGCTTTGACGGCGCCAGCCAGATGCAGCGGTTGTTTGTCGACGGCCTGCTCGGCAGCGCGCCGCAGGGTTATGGCGAACGCGTGCGCGAGTTCACCCAGGCGGTGGACAGCAAGGCGGTCGGCGACCCCGGCCAGGTGCTGGCCGAATTCGTCGAAGGCAACGTGCTGGCGCTGGAAAACCTGGGGAAAATCGTCGGCCGCGACGAGCTGGCGCGTGCGGTCAAGCTGATCACCCAGGCCGATACCGTGTATGTGGCCGGCTTCCGGCGCAGCTTTCCGGTGGCGGCGTATCTGGCCTATTCGTTGCACCAGGCCGACAAGAAAACCGTGTTCATCGACAGCGTCGGCGGCATGGCCTTGCAGCAGGTGCACTCGATCGGCCCACGCGATCTGCTGGTTGCGGTCAGCTACCACCCGTATGCGGAAGAAACCGTGCATCTGGTCGATGTGGCAGTAGCACAGGGCTGCAAGGTGCTGTCGATCAGCGACAGCCTGGTCAGCCCGGTATCCAAGCCGGCCACCCAGGTGCTGCAGGTGCGCGAGGCGGAAATCCGCAAATTCCGCTCGCTGTCGGCCTCGATGTGCCTGGCGCAGGCGCTGGTCATTTCCTACGCATTCGCCGCCACCGGCGGCGGCAAGCCGGCCAAGCCGGCCAAGCCGGGCAAGGCGCCTGCGACCCGGCGCACGAAAAAATGA